The Diachasmimorpha longicaudata isolate KC_UGA_2023 chromosome 2, iyDiaLong2, whole genome shotgun sequence genome segment tgcactgaatatttttccatagACCTTAACAATTGTTGAAGAAACAAAATGCCTGGTAATGCCGGGAGGCGCGAAGCTGACAGTGGAGTCCCACTCCAACGCGTCGCGATACGATGTCCCGTCTTCAACGCTGAGCGTCCAGCGTTGTGGTTCGCGCAGCTCGAGGGACAGTTTCATCTCTCCGGAATAAACGATGAAGTAACGAGGTATTACTATGCCTCATCGCATCTTGACCCCAGGACCGCTGCAGAGGTGCAGGATATCCTCCTAAATGTGCCTGCTGAGACACCGTACACACGTTTGAAGGAGGCGCTAGTCGAACGCCTCACGCTCTCCCGAGATGCACGACTCCAGCAGCTGCTCGACCGAGAGGTATTAGGGGACAGAAAGCCCTCGCAATTTTTGCGTCATTTCAGGAGCCTCGATGACACGGTTCCTGACAACATTTTACGCACCAAGTGGCTTAGTCGACTGCCAACGACGACGCAGTCAATCCTAGCATCACAAGCGGATATGGCAATAGACAGACTTGCAACACTCGCTAACAAACTGCACGAGATCGCACTACCGGCACCCCACGTTAATGCCGTCCAGGATCCACTGCCTTCAGCTCTCGAAACACGATTTTCTCGACTCGAGGCCACAATCAGCGAGCTAACATCGCCCCTAAAGGGGCAAAGCGTCGGACGTTGTCACCCCCACTCACGTGACGTGTCCCGCCCGCGATCACGTTCTCGAGCAGCCTCACCAGCACCCGCACAACAGCCTATGCTGGTATCATCGAAAGTACCACGACAGAGCTAAACGTTGCAAAACACCTTGCTCGTGGTAGGGAAACGCTCCCGCGGGTCGTTAGCGGCGGTTAACGTCCCTTCTTTCAAATCAAGCCGCCTCTTCGTTAGGGATCGCGCCACCCAAGCTCAATACTTGGTGGATACCGGCGCCGACCTGTGTACATATCCGAAATCTCTCGCTCCAGGAACAAATAAACAAGCTAACTATACGCTTATTGCAGCTAACGGCTCCACAATCAACACGTATGGCTGTATTACCCTATCGCTCAACCTCGGTCTTAGGAGGGATTTCACATGGCGCTTCGTAGGCGGACACGACCAAACCAATCATCGGTGCCGATTTTTTGGCGCATTTTGGCGTTTTGCCCGACCTGAAAAACGGCTGCCTTATCGACTCGACAACTGGATTGACGACCTCATGCAGAGTGTCGCTATCTAACATCGTCTCAGAGATTAAGGTTACGCCCGTCGATCCTTCATGGTCGGACCTCCTCGGGAAGTTTCCGAATTTAACGAAACCGGAAAGAATATGTCTTCCAACCAAACATTCGACCCTTCACCACATTGCCACCACACCCGGACCTCCAGTATCCAGCAAATCACGGCGCCTCGCTCCCGACAAACTCAAAATCGCCAAGGTGGAGTTCGAAAAAATGATGCAACTGGGAATACCTCAACGTTCGAAGAGCCCCTGGTCATCTCCGCTCCATTTAGTACCCAAAAAGTCAGGCGAATGACGACCGTGTGGAAATTATAGACAATTGAACGCACGAACAATTCCGGATCGATATCCCGTTCGGGTTCTAGAGGATTTCACAGCTAATCTCGCtgggaaaacaattttctcgACCATTGACCTCGTACGCGCCTTTAATCAAATACCTGTGGCCACTGACGATGTAAACAAGACAGCaatcatcacaccgtttggcCGTTTTGAATTCCCGTTTATGACTTTCGGGCTTCGAAATGCTGCACAAACATTTCAACGATTTATCGACGAGGTCATCCGAGGCCTGGACGATTTTGCCTTCCCGTATATTGACGACATCTTAATTGCTTCCAATGACATCGAGGAACATCGCAAACACCTCCACACTCTCTTCCAACGGCTTTCGAGATACGGTGTTGTAATTAACACCGCCAAGTGTCGTTTTGGTCAACCGGAAGTGGATTTTCTCGGCCATCGCATCTCGGCGCAGGGCATCTTACCGCTTCCGTCGAAAGTAGAAGCGATCGTCAATTTTCCCCGGCCAACATCCATTTGTAAATTGCGTGAGTTCCTAGGCATGATCAATTTTTATCGCAAATTTCTTAAAGATACCGCAAGTTTTCTGGCTCCTCTCCATGAATACACTCAGGGTGCTAACGTCAAAGGCTCACATCCCGTCACCTGGACACCTGAGGGAAATGCCGCTTTCGCTGCTTGCAAGGAGGAGCTCCGAAAAGCAACGTTGCTAGTTTACCCGGACACGTCACTCCCGTGGGCCAGCTTCGCCGATGCTTCCGAATACGCCATCGGAGCAGTACTGCAGCAACGACGAGGACAGCACTGGGAACCACTGGCATTTTACAGCCGAAAACTGCAACCCGCGCTGAGAAAACACTGCCCTTATGATCGAGAGCTCCACGCAATTTACGCCGCCGTGCGGAAGTTCCGCTACATCTTTGAAGCGAGACACGTCACGATCTTGACAGATCATAAGCCGCTGCTTCACGCCTTCGCCCAGGATCCCGATAGAGCTACGCCGTGGCAGTTCCACCGCCTGGATTTTATCAGCCAATTCACGACCGACATCCAGCACGTGGCCGGTAAAGACAACGTTGTCGCCGATGCGCTGTCTCGTATTGGGGCAATCTCTGCTGCCGTCTCCACGAACGAGCTTGCCGAGGCTCAACTCGCTGACAAAGAGCTCCAACAACGTCTTCAGGGCCAACATCACAACGCCCTTTCGTCCCTGTGCTGTTGAGAAGAAGAATTTTCGACGCGCTTCACAGTGTTAGCCATCCTGGGGCACGAGCCTCAACAAAACTGGTAACGCAGCGCTACGTCTGGCCTGACATCAACCGTGACTGCCGTCTATGGGCCCGCGCGTGCATCGCATGCCAGCGAAATAAGGTATCCCGTCATGTCTCATCTCCTATTCAAGATTTTCCAGGACGCACTCGGCGTTTCGAGCACATACACGTGGACATCGTTGGACCGTATGTCCCATCCAGAGGGTATCACAGTTGCCTGACCATCATAGACCGTTTCACGAGGTTTCCAGAGGCGTTCCCTATTGAAAACACCGGAGCCGAGTGTGTCGCACGAACGCTCTTTTCCGGATGGATCCGCCGCTACGGAGTGCCGCTTAGAATTACAACCGACCAGAGGACACAGTTTGAGAGCCAGCTGTTCAACGCTCTCGCATGCCTTCTCGGTAGCAGACATATTCACACCACCACGTTCCATCCTAAATCAAATGGAATGGTGAAACGTCTGCACCGTCATCTAAAGGACGCCATCCGATGTCACGAAAGCGATTCGTGGGTGGACATGCTGCGTATCGTCCTCCTCGGAATTCGCGCCGCCTGGAAAGAAGACCTCGGCGCAACTCCTGCCGACCTTGTCTTCAGTGAACCACTCCGGCTACCGGGAGAATTCCTCGCTCCTTCACCACCTCGCGGGCTACCACCTGCCCATATCGCTGATCGTCTGAAAACCCACTTCGCCGACCTCGCTCCTCAACACGTCGCACGTCATGGtcagaggaaaatttttgtcttCAAGGAGCTCGCAAACTGCTCACATGTCCTCGTTCGTCG includes the following:
- the LOC135171613 gene encoding uncharacterized protein LOC135171613, whose protein sequence is MPGNAGRREADSGVPLQRVAIRCPVFNAERPALWFAQLEGQFHLSGINDEVTRYYYASSHLDPRTAAEVQDILLNVPAETPYTRLKEALVERLTLSRDARLQQLLDREVLGDRKPSQFLRHFRSLDDTVPDNILRTKWLSRLPTTTQSILASQADMAIDRLATLANKLHEIALPAPHVNAVQDPLPSALETRFSRLEATISELTSPLKGQSVGRCHPHSRDVSRPRSRSRAASPAPAQQPMLVSSKVPRQS